From the genome of Oncorhynchus tshawytscha isolate Ot180627B linkage group LG31, Otsh_v2.0, whole genome shotgun sequence, one region includes:
- the LOC112229705 gene encoding DNA-directed RNA polymerase III subunit RPC7-like isoform X1 has product MAGRGRGRGRGQMTFNLEDVGIGRGDSLPPTTFKPSPLFPPMPVQPVPLQTGEEVEYMLALKQELRAATKTLPFYIRRAAPKRDVDRYSDKYQSGEPKDSTIEWSPDWSRLPKELCVKVREPRGKRPTPQVKRTKKPLVGKEEILTKLETLEKKEEAVNSEEEQDEEKKKTNEEEEQADEEDYEEDFEEDTDYIMSYFDNGEEFGGDSDDNMDEATY; this is encoded by the exons ATGGCTGGAAGAGGCAGGGGTCGTGGAAGGGGACAGATGACCTTCAACCTGGAGGATGTGGGCATAGGAAGGGGGGACAGCCTGCCCCCCACCACCTTTAAGCCCTCACCCCTCTTCCCT CCCATGCCAGTCCAGCCTGTGCCCCTGCAGACAGGTGAGGAGGTGGAGTACATGCTTGCTCTGAAACAGGAGCTGAGGGCCGCCACCAAGACCCTGCCTTTCTACATCAGACGGGCTGCTCCCAAAAGAG ATGTCGATCGCTACTCTGATAAGTACCAGAGCGGAGAGCCCAAGGACAGCACCATCGAGTGGAGCCCAG ACTGGAGCAGATTGCCTAAAGAGCTTTGCGTTAAAGTGAGAGAACCTCGGGGTAAAA GACCCACACCTCAAGTTAAACGGACAAAGAAACCTCTTGTAGGAAAAGAGGAGATTCTCACCAAGCTAGAG ACTCTTGAAAAGAAAGAAGAGGCGGTGAACTCTGAGGAAGAGCAGGACGAGGAGAAAAAGAAGACGAACGAGGAAGAAGAACAGGCAGATGAAGAGGACTATGAGGAAGACTTTGAAGAG GATACCGACTATATCATGTCTTACTTTGACAATGGAGAGGAGTTTGGAGGGGACAGTGATGACAACATGGACGAAGCCACTTACTGA
- the LOC112229705 gene encoding DNA-directed RNA polymerase III subunit RPC7-like isoform X2, producing the protein MPVQPVPLQTGEEVEYMLALKQELRAATKTLPFYIRRAAPKRDVDRYSDKYQSGEPKDSTIEWSPDWSRLPKELCVKVREPRGKRPTPQVKRTKKPLVGKEEILTKLETLEKKEEAVNSEEEQDEEKKKTNEEEEQADEEDYEEDFEEDTDYIMSYFDNGEEFGGDSDDNMDEATY; encoded by the exons ATGCCAGTCCAGCCTGTGCCCCTGCAGACAGGTGAGGAGGTGGAGTACATGCTTGCTCTGAAACAGGAGCTGAGGGCCGCCACCAAGACCCTGCCTTTCTACATCAGACGGGCTGCTCCCAAAAGAG ATGTCGATCGCTACTCTGATAAGTACCAGAGCGGAGAGCCCAAGGACAGCACCATCGAGTGGAGCCCAG ACTGGAGCAGATTGCCTAAAGAGCTTTGCGTTAAAGTGAGAGAACCTCGGGGTAAAA GACCCACACCTCAAGTTAAACGGACAAAGAAACCTCTTGTAGGAAAAGAGGAGATTCTCACCAAGCTAGAG ACTCTTGAAAAGAAAGAAGAGGCGGTGAACTCTGAGGAAGAGCAGGACGAGGAGAAAAAGAAGACGAACGAGGAAGAAGAACAGGCAGATGAAGAGGACTATGAGGAAGACTTTGAAGAG GATACCGACTATATCATGTCTTACTTTGACAATGGAGAGGAGTTTGGAGGGGACAGTGATGACAACATGGACGAAGCCACTTACTGA